One stretch of Variovorax sp. TBS-050B DNA includes these proteins:
- a CDS encoding HNH endonuclease, whose product MKVLKLSAQGLPQSWISLEQAVIHYAADEVRWEVGAQVAVFRGGHNAITGEQSQIAINSIIGTKGVPRINPFHQRPGLTNSKLFARDRNICAYCGGHFHEDELTREHIIPFAQRGLDNWMNVVTACKPCNHRKSSRTPEQANMPLLYAPYVPSLWEDFILRNRRILADQMEFLMAHLPQSSRLHDG is encoded by the coding sequence GTGAAGGTCTTGAAGCTGTCGGCCCAAGGGCTGCCCCAGTCATGGATATCGCTCGAGCAGGCGGTCATCCACTATGCGGCGGACGAAGTCCGCTGGGAGGTGGGCGCGCAGGTCGCTGTGTTCCGTGGCGGGCACAACGCCATCACGGGCGAACAGTCGCAGATCGCGATCAACAGCATCATCGGCACCAAGGGCGTGCCGCGCATCAACCCCTTCCACCAGCGCCCGGGCCTCACCAACAGCAAGCTGTTCGCGCGCGACCGCAACATCTGCGCCTATTGCGGCGGCCATTTCCACGAGGACGAGCTCACCCGCGAGCACATCATCCCGTTCGCCCAGCGCGGGCTCGACAACTGGATGAACGTGGTCACGGCCTGCAAGCCCTGCAACCATCGCAAGAGCAGCCGCACGCCCGAGCAGGCGAACATGCCGCTGCTCTACGCGCCCTACGTGCCCAGCCTGTGGGAAGACTTCATCCTGCGCAATCGCCGCATCCTCGCGGACCAGATGGAGTTCCTGATGGCGCACCTGCCGCAGAGTTCGCGACTGCACGACGGCTGA
- a CDS encoding alpha/beta fold hydrolase produces the protein MHTRRSLLLATGLAATAMLTACATSPSPSFAERPPIVFMHGNGDSAALWQTTIWRFESNGWPRERLFALDQPYPLARDDDAVAQPGRSSTTDSAVFLKAQVERVLKATGADKVVLIGNSRGGNTIRNYVQNGGGAAVVSHVVLGGNPAHGIWAVKGLRENNEFSGLSGFMQQLNAPKGPNGEEVTPGVKWLTLRSDNNDKYAQPDGLWIGSPGQPTNIGYDGPALKGATNLVLPGVDHRETSFSPAAFAATWQFLTGAAPRSTAIAPEAQVVLDGRAIGAENLALNGGKVTVYAVDPATGARRGEAVHGKNIGADGRWGPFAARGDTAYEFVLSAAGYGTTHIYRSPFPRSSAIVNLRPERLTPADASAKAVVVFTRPRGYFDAQRDTMRFDGQSPPAGVPPRGSGVSSSRLRLPAAEPQRAVTGEFNGERITGLTWPAAQEHVTVLELTY, from the coding sequence ATGCACACCCGCCGCTCCCTTCTTCTTGCCACCGGGCTCGCTGCCACCGCCATGCTGACCGCCTGCGCCACTTCGCCATCGCCCTCCTTCGCCGAACGCCCGCCGATCGTCTTCATGCATGGCAACGGCGACTCGGCCGCGCTGTGGCAGACGACGATCTGGCGCTTCGAATCGAACGGCTGGCCGCGCGAGCGGCTGTTCGCGCTCGACCAGCCGTACCCGCTCGCGCGCGACGACGATGCGGTCGCGCAGCCGGGCCGCAGTTCGACCACCGACTCGGCCGTCTTCCTCAAGGCCCAGGTCGAGCGGGTGCTGAAGGCCACGGGCGCCGACAAGGTGGTGCTGATCGGCAACTCGCGCGGCGGCAACACCATCCGCAACTACGTGCAGAACGGCGGCGGCGCGGCGGTGGTCAGCCATGTGGTGCTCGGCGGCAATCCGGCGCACGGCATCTGGGCCGTCAAGGGCCTGCGCGAGAACAACGAGTTCTCGGGCCTTTCCGGCTTCATGCAGCAGCTCAATGCGCCCAAGGGACCGAACGGCGAAGAGGTGACGCCGGGCGTGAAGTGGCTCACGCTGCGTTCCGACAACAACGACAAGTACGCCCAGCCCGACGGCCTCTGGATCGGCTCGCCGGGCCAGCCGACGAACATCGGCTACGACGGACCGGCGCTCAAGGGCGCGACCAACCTCGTGCTGCCGGGTGTCGACCACCGCGAGACCTCGTTCTCGCCCGCTGCGTTCGCGGCCACCTGGCAGTTCCTGACCGGCGCGGCGCCGCGCAGCACGGCCATCGCCCCCGAGGCCCAGGTCGTGCTCGACGGCCGCGCGATCGGCGCGGAGAACCTCGCGCTGAACGGCGGCAAGGTGACGGTCTACGCCGTCGATCCCGCGACCGGGGCGCGGCGCGGCGAAGCCGTGCATGGCAAGAACATCGGCGCCGACGGCCGCTGGGGCCCGTTCGCGGCGCGCGGCGACACGGCCTACGAGTTCGTGCTCAGCGCGGCCGGCTACGGCACCACCCACATCTACCGCAGCCCGTTCCCGCGCAGCAGCGCCATCGTGAACCTGCGCCCCGAGCGCCTCACGCCGGCCGACGCCAGCGCCAAGGCGGTGGTGGTCTTCACGCGGCCGCGCGGGTACTTCGACGCGCAGCGCGACACCATGCGCTTCGACGGCCAGAGTCCGCCGGCCGGCGTTCCGCCGCGGGGTTCGGGCGTGTCGAGCTCCCGGCTGCGGCTGCCCGCCGCCGAGCCCCAGCGCGCGGTGACCGGCGAGTTCAACGGCGAACGCATCACCGGCCTGACATGGCCCGCCGCGCAGGAGCATGTGACGGTGCTCGAACTGACCTACTGA
- the ileS gene encoding isoleucine--tRNA ligase — MSDAAAPSPTDYRATLNLPDTPFPMRGDLPKREPGWVKEWNDEGRYHRLRDARHGAPKFILHDGPPYANGQIHMGHAVNKILKDMITKARQLEGYDALYVPGWDCHGLPIENAIEKQFGRNLSRDEMQAKSRAYATEQIAQQMADFQRLGVLGEWDHPYKTMDFANEAGELRAFKRVIERGFVYRGLKPVYWCFDCGSSLAEFEIEYADKKSQTLDVAFKAHEREKVLAAFGRPDVLGDVFAVIWTTTAWTIPANQAINLNPELEYSLVDTERGLLILANSLVEMCMTRYALDGKVLATVKGEKLGGLEFEHPLYDVDAGYRRVAPVYLADYATATDGTGLVHSSPAYGLEDFNSCIAHGIRYDDILNPVQGNGSYAPEFPLFGGQNIWKAVPVIIAALRDANRLLTTETITHSYPHCWRHKTPVIYRAAAQWFIRMDEGEGVFTKDKAPKTLRQTALEAIEQTSFYPENGKARLHDMIANRPDWCISRQRSWGVPIPFFLHKDSGELHPRTMEILDQAADIVEQGGIEAWSRVTVEEILGAEDAPHYTKSTDILEVWFDSGSTFYHVLRGTHPSVHHETGPEADLYLEGHDQHRGWFHSSLLLACALEDRAPYKGLLTHGFTVDAKGIKMSKSLKNGIDPQEISSKLGAEIIRLWVAASDYSGDIAGDDKILARVVDSYRRIRNTLRFLLANTSDFDIAKDAVPLSELFEIDRYALARAAQFQAEILAHYKVYEFHPVVAKLQIYCSEDLGGFYLDILKDRLYTTAPGSRARRSAQTALWHIAQAMLRWMAPFLSFTAEEAWKFVGTGQPGESIFAQTYSRFDAPDEALLAKWARIREIRDGVNKDIEAVRAEGKVGSSLQANLKLSAPADDFALLGSLGEDLKFVFITSAIELAAGDALSTVVVPSTAQKCERCWHYRDDVGHDPAHPTICGRCTSNLFGAGEPRSLA, encoded by the coding sequence ATGTCTGACGCTGCCGCCCCCTCCCCCACCGACTACCGCGCCACCCTCAACCTGCCCGACACCCCCTTCCCGATGCGCGGCGACCTGCCCAAGCGCGAGCCGGGCTGGGTCAAGGAATGGAACGACGAGGGCCGCTACCACCGCCTGCGCGACGCCCGCCACGGCGCGCCCAAGTTCATCCTGCACGACGGCCCGCCCTACGCCAACGGCCAGATCCACATGGGTCACGCGGTGAACAAGATCCTCAAGGACATGATCACCAAGGCGCGCCAGCTCGAAGGCTACGACGCGCTCTACGTGCCGGGCTGGGACTGCCACGGCCTGCCGATCGAGAACGCCATCGAGAAGCAGTTCGGCCGCAACCTGAGCCGTGACGAGATGCAGGCCAAGAGCCGCGCCTACGCCACCGAGCAGATCGCGCAGCAGATGGCCGACTTCCAGCGCCTGGGCGTGCTGGGCGAATGGGACCATCCCTACAAGACCATGGACTTCGCCAACGAGGCCGGCGAGCTGCGCGCGTTCAAGCGCGTGATCGAGCGCGGCTTCGTCTACCGCGGCCTCAAGCCCGTGTACTGGTGCTTCGACTGCGGCTCGTCGCTGGCCGAGTTCGAGATCGAGTACGCCGACAAGAAGAGCCAGACGCTCGACGTGGCCTTCAAGGCGCACGAGCGCGAGAAGGTGCTGGCCGCCTTCGGCCGGCCCGACGTGCTCGGCGACGTCTTCGCCGTGATCTGGACCACCACCGCCTGGACCATCCCCGCCAACCAGGCGATCAACCTCAACCCCGAGCTGGAGTATTCGCTGGTCGACACCGAGCGCGGCCTGCTGATCCTCGCCAACTCGCTGGTCGAGATGTGCATGACGCGCTACGCGCTCGACGGCAAGGTGCTGGCCACGGTCAAGGGCGAGAAGCTCGGCGGGCTGGAATTCGAGCATCCGCTCTACGACGTGGACGCGGGCTACCGCCGCGTGGCGCCGGTGTACCTGGCCGACTACGCCACCGCCACCGACGGCACGGGCCTGGTGCATTCCTCGCCCGCCTACGGCCTGGAGGACTTCAACTCCTGCATCGCCCACGGCATCCGCTACGACGACATCCTGAACCCGGTGCAGGGCAACGGCAGCTATGCGCCCGAGTTCCCGCTCTTCGGCGGGCAGAACATCTGGAAGGCGGTGCCGGTCATCATCGCCGCGCTGCGCGATGCGAACCGCCTGCTCACCACCGAGACCATCACCCACAGCTATCCGCACTGCTGGCGCCACAAGACGCCGGTGATCTACCGCGCGGCCGCCCAGTGGTTCATCCGCATGGACGAGGGCGAGGGCGTGTTCACCAAGGACAAGGCGCCCAAGACGCTGCGCCAGACCGCACTCGAAGCGATCGAGCAGACCAGCTTCTACCCCGAGAACGGCAAGGCGCGCCTGCACGACATGATCGCCAACCGGCCCGACTGGTGCATCTCGCGCCAGCGCAGCTGGGGCGTGCCGATCCCCTTCTTCCTGCACAAGGACTCGGGCGAGCTGCATCCGCGCACGATGGAGATCCTCGACCAGGCCGCCGACATCGTCGAGCAGGGCGGCATCGAGGCCTGGAGCCGCGTCACGGTCGAAGAGATCCTCGGCGCCGAGGACGCGCCGCACTACACCAAGAGCACCGACATCCTCGAGGTGTGGTTCGACTCGGGCTCGACCTTCTACCACGTGCTGCGCGGCACGCACCCCAGCGTGCACCACGAGACCGGCCCCGAGGCCGACCTCTACCTCGAGGGCCACGACCAGCACCGCGGCTGGTTCCACTCGTCGCTGCTGCTCGCCTGCGCGCTCGAAGACCGCGCACCGTACAAGGGCCTGCTGACGCACGGCTTCACGGTCGATGCCAAGGGCATCAAGATGAGCAAGTCGCTCAAGAACGGCATCGACCCGCAGGAGATCTCGAGCAAGCTCGGCGCCGAGATCATCCGCCTCTGGGTGGCCGCGAGCGACTACTCGGGCGACATCGCGGGCGACGACAAGATCCTCGCGCGCGTGGTCGACTCGTACCGCCGCATCCGCAACACGCTGCGCTTCCTGCTCGCGAACACCAGCGACTTCGACATCGCGAAGGACGCGGTGCCGCTTTCGGAGCTGTTCGAGATCGACCGCTACGCGCTCGCGCGCGCGGCGCAGTTCCAGGCCGAGATCCTCGCGCACTACAAGGTGTACGAGTTCCATCCGGTGGTGGCCAAGCTGCAGATCTACTGCTCGGAAGACCTGGGCGGCTTCTACCTCGACATCCTGAAGGACCGCCTCTACACCACGGCCCCGGGCTCGCGCGCGCGCCGCAGCGCCCAGACCGCGCTCTGGCACATCGCGCAGGCGATGCTGCGCTGGATGGCGCCGTTCCTGAGCTTCACGGCGGAGGAAGCGTGGAAGTTCGTCGGCACCGGCCAGCCGGGCGAATCGATCTTCGCGCAGACCTACAGCCGCTTCGACGCGCCCGACGAGGCGCTGCTCGCCAAGTGGGCCCGCATCCGCGAGATCCGCGACGGGGTCAACAAGGACATCGAGGCGGTGCGTGCCGAGGGCAAGGTGGGCTCGTCGCTGCAGGCGAACCTGAAACTCAGCGCACCGGCCGACGACTTCGCGCTCCTGGGTTCGCTCGGCGAGGACCTGAAGTTCGTCTTCATCACCTCCGCGATCGAACTCGCAGCGGGCGATGCGCTGTCGACGGTGGTGGTCCCGAGCACCGCGCAGAAATGCGAGCGCTGCTGGCACTACCGTGACGACGTCGGCCACGACCCGGCGCATCCGACCATCTGCGGCCGTTGCACGAGCAACCTGTTCGGCGCCGGCGAGCCGCGGAGCCTTGCCTGA
- the lspA gene encoding signal peptidase II: MAAARTMTASRSRNASIWPWLALAAIILIIDQFTKTLILGYYKLGDATYVTSFFNVVRAHNTGAAFSFLADHSGWQRWFFTAIGLAAAVFIVWMLRSHAGQKLFSFAMACILGGAIGNVIDRMMHGYVVDFLSFHWNNWYFPAFNAADSAITLGAICLILDEIRRVRRTR, from the coding sequence ATGGCGGCCGCACGCACCATGACCGCATCGCGCTCGCGCAACGCCAGCATCTGGCCCTGGCTCGCGCTGGCCGCGATCATCCTGATCATCGACCAGTTCACCAAGACGCTGATCCTCGGCTACTACAAGCTCGGTGACGCCACCTACGTCACGAGCTTCTTCAACGTGGTCCGCGCCCACAACACCGGCGCGGCGTTCTCGTTCCTGGCCGACCACTCGGGGTGGCAGCGCTGGTTCTTCACGGCGATCGGACTCGCCGCCGCGGTGTTCATCGTGTGGATGCTCAGGTCGCACGCGGGGCAGAAGCTGTTCTCGTTCGCCATGGCCTGCATCCTGGGCGGTGCGATCGGCAACGTGATCGACCGGATGATGCACGGCTACGTGGTCGACTTCCTGAGCTTCCACTGGAACAACTGGTACTTCCCGGCCTTCAACGCGGCCGACAGCGCGATCACGCTCGGCGCCATCTGCCTGATCCTCGACGAGATCCGGCGCGTGCGGCGCACCAGGTAG
- a CDS encoding enoyl-CoA hydratase yields the protein MTDDTAAAPPWVLHSRDARGVVTLTLNRPASFNALSEGMLGALEQAIGAIAADDTVRAVVIAGAGKAFCAGHDLKEMRAEPSLGYYQRLFERCGAMMLSLQRLPVPVVARVHGIATAAGCQLVAVCDLAVASSDARFAVSGVNVGLFCATPSVTLSRNLGRKQAFEMLVTGEFIGADEAREKGLINRVAAPEALDAAVEALVASIVAKPRQALALGKALFYRQLETGIEAALADASRTMACNMMDESALEGVQAFIEKRPPDWKR from the coding sequence ATGACCGACGACACCGCTGCTGCGCCGCCCTGGGTTCTGCACTCGCGCGACGCGCGCGGCGTGGTCACGCTCACGCTGAACCGCCCGGCCTCGTTCAACGCGCTGTCCGAAGGCATGCTCGGCGCGCTCGAGCAGGCCATCGGCGCCATCGCGGCCGACGACACCGTGCGCGCGGTGGTCATCGCCGGTGCCGGCAAGGCCTTCTGCGCCGGCCACGACCTGAAGGAAATGCGCGCCGAGCCCTCGCTCGGGTACTACCAGCGGCTCTTCGAGCGCTGCGGCGCCATGATGCTGTCGCTGCAGCGCCTGCCGGTGCCGGTGGTCGCGCGGGTGCACGGCATCGCGACCGCGGCGGGCTGCCAGCTGGTGGCGGTGTGCGATCTTGCCGTGGCTTCGAGCGACGCCCGCTTCGCCGTCAGCGGCGTCAACGTCGGGCTGTTCTGCGCCACGCCCAGCGTCACGCTGTCGCGCAACCTCGGCCGCAAGCAAGCCTTCGAGATGCTCGTGACCGGCGAATTCATCGGCGCCGACGAAGCGCGCGAGAAGGGGCTGATCAACCGCGTGGCGGCGCCCGAGGCGCTCGACGCCGCCGTCGAGGCGCTGGTGGCCAGCATCGTCGCCAAGCCGCGCCAGGCGCTGGCGCTCGGCAAGGCGCTCTTCTACCGGCAGCTCGAGACCGGCATCGAAGCCGCGCTGGCCGACGCCAGCCGGACCATGGCCTGCAACATGATGGACGAGAGCGCGCTCGAAGGCGTTCAGGCCTTCATCGAGAAGCGCCCGCCCGACTGGAAGCGCTGA
- a CDS encoding acyl-CoA dehydrogenase family protein: MDFDFSDDQEQLRDAVRKWVDKGYDFERRRGIEAKGGFSREAWDELAELGLGGLYIPEDEGGLGMGPVAGMVVMEELGRGIVLEPFAQTLIAGAVLGAHAGEELKDNWLPRIAGGQAIVVLAHQERKARWRLDVCEAKAVKSGSGWSLTGAKSVVPVGDEADAYIVPAQADGRIALFLVERSASGVEARGYGTQDGSRAAEVVFDKADAALITADGLAALEYAVDVGIAATCAEAVGVMDKTVALTVDYMNQRKQFGVAIASFQALRHRVADMKMQLELARSMSYYATLKLDAPADERRQAMARAKYQLGVSMRFVGANSVQLHGGIGVTDEYIGSHYFRKLTQLEMTFGDTLHHLGEVSARMQDTAGVFA; encoded by the coding sequence ATGGATTTTGATTTTTCCGACGACCAGGAACAGCTGCGCGACGCCGTCCGCAAGTGGGTCGACAAGGGCTACGACTTCGAGCGCCGCCGCGGCATCGAGGCCAAGGGCGGCTTCTCGCGCGAGGCCTGGGACGAACTGGCCGAGCTGGGCCTCGGCGGCCTCTACATCCCCGAGGACGAAGGCGGCCTCGGCATGGGCCCCGTGGCCGGCATGGTGGTGATGGAGGAACTGGGCCGGGGCATCGTGCTCGAGCCTTTCGCGCAGACGCTGATCGCGGGTGCGGTGCTCGGCGCCCACGCCGGCGAGGAGCTCAAGGACAACTGGCTGCCCCGCATCGCCGGCGGCCAGGCCATCGTGGTGCTCGCCCACCAGGAGCGCAAGGCGCGCTGGCGGCTCGACGTCTGCGAGGCGAAGGCCGTGAAGAGCGGCAGCGGCTGGTCGCTGACCGGCGCCAAGAGCGTGGTGCCGGTCGGCGACGAAGCCGACGCCTACATCGTGCCCGCACAGGCCGACGGTCGGATCGCCCTGTTCCTGGTCGAGCGCAGTGCGAGCGGCGTCGAGGCGCGCGGCTACGGCACGCAGGACGGCAGCCGCGCCGCCGAGGTGGTGTTCGACAAGGCCGATGCCGCGCTGATCACCGCCGACGGGCTGGCCGCGCTCGAATACGCGGTCGACGTCGGCATTGCGGCCACCTGCGCCGAAGCCGTCGGCGTGATGGACAAGACGGTGGCGCTCACGGTCGACTACATGAACCAGCGCAAGCAGTTCGGCGTCGCGATCGCCAGCTTCCAGGCGCTGCGCCACCGCGTCGCCGACATGAAGATGCAGCTCGAGCTCGCGCGCTCGATGAGCTACTACGCCACGCTCAAGCTCGACGCGCCGGCCGACGAACGCCGCCAGGCCATGGCGCGCGCCAAGTACCAGCTCGGCGTGTCGATGCGCTTCGTCGGCGCCAACTCGGTGCAGCTGCACGGCGGCATCGGCGTCACCGACGAATACATCGGCAGCCACTACTTCCGCAAGCTCACGCAGCTGGAAATGACCTTCGGCGACACCCTGCACCACCTGGGCGAGGTCTCCGCGCGCATGCAGGACACCGCCGGCGTGTTTGCCTGA
- a CDS encoding ABC transporter substrate-binding protein, translated as MSRFPFSRIARLGLIAATLAAGSVMAQTAICYNCPTEWADWGTQLKAIKARTGVTVPADNKNSGQSLAQLVAEKASPVADVTYLGVTFAVQAQKDGVVEPYKPAAWKDIPDGLKDPAGHWFTIHSGTLGFMVNVDALKGKPVPKSWADLLKPEYKGLIGYLDPASAFVGYVGAVAINEARGGTLDNFGPAIEYFKALQKNEPIVPKQTSYARVLSGEIAILLDYDFNAYRAKYKDKANVAFVIPSEGTLAVPYVMSLVAKAPHAAEGKKVLDFVLSDEGQAIWAKAYLRPVRASAMPKDVEAQFLPASEYARAKSVDYARMAEAQRAFSDRYLKEVR; from the coding sequence ATGTCGCGCTTCCCCTTCTCCCGCATCGCCCGCCTGGGCCTGATCGCCGCCACGCTCGCCGCCGGCAGCGTGATGGCCCAGACCGCCATCTGCTACAACTGCCCGACCGAATGGGCCGACTGGGGCACCCAGCTCAAGGCCATCAAGGCCAGGACCGGCGTCACCGTGCCGGCCGACAACAAGAACTCGGGCCAGTCGCTCGCGCAGCTGGTCGCCGAGAAGGCCAGCCCGGTGGCCGACGTCACCTACCTCGGCGTGACCTTCGCGGTGCAGGCGCAGAAGGACGGCGTGGTCGAGCCCTACAAACCCGCCGCGTGGAAGGACATCCCCGACGGCCTCAAGGACCCGGCCGGCCACTGGTTCACCATCCACTCGGGCACGCTCGGCTTCATGGTCAACGTCGACGCGCTCAAGGGCAAGCCCGTGCCGAAGTCCTGGGCCGACCTGCTCAAGCCCGAGTACAAGGGCCTGATCGGCTACCTCGATCCCGCCTCGGCCTTCGTCGGCTACGTGGGCGCGGTGGCCATCAACGAGGCCCGCGGCGGCACGCTCGACAACTTCGGCCCCGCCATCGAGTACTTCAAGGCGCTGCAGAAGAACGAGCCGATCGTGCCCAAGCAGACCTCGTACGCGCGCGTGCTCTCGGGCGAGATCGCGATCCTGCTGGACTACGACTTCAATGCCTACCGCGCCAAGTACAAGGACAAGGCCAACGTCGCCTTCGTGATTCCGAGCGAAGGCACGCTGGCCGTGCCCTACGTGATGAGCCTGGTCGCCAAGGCGCCGCATGCGGCCGAGGGCAAGAAGGTGCTCGACTTCGTGCTGTCCGACGAAGGCCAGGCGATCTGGGCCAAGGCCTACCTGCGGCCGGTGCGCGCCAGCGCGATGCCGAAGGACGTGGAGGCGCAGTTCCTGCCCGCGAGCGAATACGCGCGCGCCAAGAGCGTCGACTACGCGCGCATGGCCGAAGCCCAGCGCGCTTTCTCCGACCGCTACCTGAAGGAAGTGCGCTGA
- a CDS encoding LacI family DNA-binding transcriptional regulator, with protein MSIQAVAAKAGVSVATVSRAFNFPDKVTPATRELVTRVARELDYLPNASARTLRTQRSRALGVVLPTLLNPTFAECLQGIARAAVAGGYAILPVTTGYQLDEEERAVQLLQAGNVDGMILVVSNPSTSAALARLRDAGTPYVLAYNRHADHPCVTVDGEAAVADAVARLMLLGHRRIAMVSGTLAASDRAQQRYRGYRRGMADAGLKALPLIEVPFVESAIEALAQVLKAHDRPTALVCSNDLLAIRSIRAAHLGGLHVPRDLSVVGFDGIALGEDLTPALSTIAQPNSDIGRHSVELLVQAMARGAVLDAGASLLLPHHFRDGESCAAAA; from the coding sequence ATGAGCATCCAAGCCGTTGCAGCCAAAGCCGGGGTATCCGTGGCCACCGTGTCGCGGGCCTTCAACTTCCCGGACAAGGTCACGCCCGCCACGCGCGAGCTGGTGACGCGCGTGGCGCGCGAGCTCGACTACCTGCCGAACGCCAGCGCGCGCACCCTGCGCACCCAGCGCAGCCGCGCGCTCGGCGTGGTGCTGCCCACGCTGCTGAACCCGACCTTCGCCGAATGCCTGCAGGGCATCGCGCGTGCGGCCGTGGCGGGCGGCTACGCCATCCTCCCGGTCACCACCGGCTACCAGCTCGACGAGGAGGAGCGCGCGGTCCAGCTGCTGCAGGCCGGCAACGTCGACGGGATGATCCTCGTGGTCTCGAACCCCTCGACCTCGGCCGCGCTCGCGCGGCTGCGCGATGCCGGCACGCCCTATGTGCTGGCCTACAACAGGCATGCCGACCATCCCTGCGTCACCGTCGACGGCGAGGCCGCGGTGGCCGACGCGGTGGCGCGGCTCATGCTGCTCGGCCATCGCCGCATCGCGATGGTGAGCGGCACGCTGGCCGCTTCCGACCGCGCCCAGCAGCGCTACCGCGGCTACCGGCGCGGCATGGCCGATGCCGGGCTCAAGGCGCTGCCGCTGATCGAGGTGCCCTTCGTTGAAAGCGCGATCGAGGCACTCGCGCAGGTGCTGAAGGCGCACGACCGGCCCACCGCGCTCGTCTGCTCGAACGACCTGCTGGCCATCCGCAGCATCCGCGCCGCGCACCTCGGCGGCCTGCACGTGCCGCGCGACCTCAGCGTGGTCGGCTTCGACGGCATCGCGCTCGGCGAAGACCTCACGCCCGCCCTGAGCACGATCGCGCAGCCCAACAGCGACATCGGCCGCCACAGCGTCGAGCTGCTGGTCCAGGCCATGGCGCGCGGCGCCGTGCTCGATGCCGGCGCGAGCCTGCTGCTGCCCCACCACTTCCGAGACGGCGAGTCCTGCGCCGCCGCGGCCTGA
- a CDS encoding bifunctional riboflavin kinase/FAD synthetase, with protein sequence MQVFRGFRHPGVAPACALTIGNFDGVHRGHQAMLALLQTEARQRGLPSCVLTFEPHPRDYFAALTKKPELAPARIGTLRDKLSELAACGVSQTIVLPFDQRLASQAPEAFIQNVLIDGLGARYVLVGDDFRFGAKRAGDYAMLDAAGDAHGFDVARMNSYEVHGLRVSSSAVREALAEGRMADAHTLLGRPYAISGHVVHGRKLGRALGASAPGKDDGFRTLNMRFKHWKPAASGIFAVLVHGLADRPLPGVANLGVRPSLDANDVNGGRVLLETHCLEWPSHLGAEGAYGKIVRVELLHKLHDELRYTSLEALTAGIAKDGRDARAFFASTHAETHRQTTRDRI encoded by the coding sequence ATGCAGGTTTTCCGCGGCTTCCGGCACCCGGGCGTGGCTCCGGCCTGCGCCCTCACCATCGGCAATTTCGACGGCGTGCACCGTGGCCACCAGGCCATGCTCGCGCTCCTGCAGACCGAGGCGCGCCAGCGCGGCCTGCCGAGCTGCGTCCTGACCTTCGAGCCGCATCCGCGCGACTATTTCGCCGCGCTCACCAAAAAACCCGAACTGGCCCCGGCCCGCATCGGCACCCTGCGCGACAAGCTCAGCGAACTCGCGGCCTGCGGCGTTTCGCAGACCATCGTGCTGCCTTTCGACCAGCGGCTGGCCTCGCAGGCGCCCGAGGCCTTCATCCAGAACGTGCTGATCGACGGCCTGGGCGCGCGCTACGTGCTCGTGGGCGACGACTTCCGCTTCGGCGCCAAGCGCGCGGGCGACTACGCGATGCTCGATGCCGCCGGCGACGCGCACGGCTTCGACGTGGCGCGCATGAACAGCTACGAAGTGCACGGACTGCGCGTTTCCAGCTCCGCCGTGCGCGAGGCGCTGGCCGAAGGCCGCATGGCCGACGCCCACACGCTGCTTGGGCGCCCCTACGCGATCTCGGGCCACGTGGTGCACGGCCGCAAGCTCGGCCGCGCGCTCGGCGCCTCGGCGCCGGGCAAGGACGACGGCTTCCGCACCCTCAACATGCGCTTCAAGCACTGGAAGCCGGCCGCCAGCGGCATCTTCGCGGTGCTGGTGCACGGCCTCGCGGACCGGCCGCTGCCGGGCGTGGCCAACCTCGGCGTGCGCCCCTCGCTCGACGCCAACGACGTCAACGGGGGCCGGGTGCTGCTCGAGACGCACTGCCTCGAGTGGCCCTCCCATCTGGGCGCCGAAGGGGCCTACGGTAAAATCGTCCGCGTGGAACTGCTGCACAAACTGCACGACGAATTGCGCTACACCAGCCTCGAGGCCCTGACTGCGGGCATCGCGAAGGATGGGCGCGACGCACGCGCATTCTTCGCATCGACCCACGCCGAAACCCATCGCCAGACCACGCGCGATCGAATTTAG